The following are encoded together in the Methylorubrum sp. B1-46 genome:
- a CDS encoding NAD(P)-dependent oxidoreductase: protein MKRVLVTGGAGFVGRHAVAALATRGFEVHALGRTAPEGIQAFHAADLLDPSQRRAAVQAASASHLLHLAWVTTPGRYWQAPDNLDWTAASLDLVRTFREAGGIRAVVAGTCAEYDWTEIDRLPRAELESPSPPLRSEGDEAAIQSGHLVESALCRPATLYGAAKDGLRRILHAYAATTGLSFGWGRLFYLYGPGETPGRLVGDAARALLAGERLATSEGRQRRDFLHVADAGAAFAALLDSGVEGPVNIGSGDAVPVRTILESIGTLTARPDLINFGARPLGPTEPACIEADIRRLADEVGFSPRYRLGPGLAETVAGWREALSSSASSP, encoded by the coding sequence GTGAAGCGGGTTCTCGTCACCGGAGGCGCCGGCTTCGTCGGGCGCCACGCGGTCGCCGCTTTGGCCACTCGTGGTTTTGAGGTCCACGCCCTCGGCCGGACCGCGCCGGAGGGTATCCAAGCCTTCCACGCCGCAGACCTGCTCGATCCGTCTCAGCGACGCGCCGCCGTGCAGGCCGCCTCGGCGAGCCATCTGCTCCACCTCGCCTGGGTCACCACGCCCGGCCGCTACTGGCAGGCGCCGGACAATCTCGATTGGACCGCCGCGAGCCTCGACCTCGTGCGGACCTTTCGCGAGGCCGGCGGCATCCGTGCGGTCGTGGCCGGGACGTGTGCCGAGTACGATTGGACGGAGATCGACCGGCTGCCGCGCGCAGAACTGGAATCCCCCTCTCCCCCCCTGCGAAGCGAGGGGGATGAAGCGGCGATCCAGTCGGGTCATCTTGTCGAATCCGCCCTCTGCCGCCCTGCCACGCTCTACGGTGCCGCCAAGGACGGCCTGCGCCGCATCCTACACGCATACGCGGCCACCACCGGCCTCTCCTTCGGCTGGGGGCGGCTGTTCTACCTCTACGGTCCCGGCGAGACGCCGGGCCGGCTCGTCGGCGATGCGGCGCGGGCGCTGCTCGCGGGCGAGCGCCTCGCCACCAGCGAGGGCCGGCAGCGCCGCGACTTTCTCCACGTCGCCGACGCGGGCGCCGCCTTCGCGGCCCTGCTCGACTCGGGCGTGGAAGGCCCCGTCAATATCGGCTCGGGCGATGCGGTGCCGGTGCGGACCATCCTGGAGTCGATCGGTACGCTGACCGCGCGGCCGGACCTGATCAATTTCGGCGCGCGCCCGCTCGGCCCGACGGAGCCGGCCTGCATCGAGGCCGACATCCGGCGCTTGGCGGACGAGGTCGGTTTTTCCCCGCGCTACCGCCTCGGTCCGGGCCTGGCGGAAACGGTGGCGGGCTGGCGCGAAGCGCTCAGCAGCTCGGCATCAAGCCCTTGA
- a CDS encoding adenosylmethionine--8-amino-7-oxononanoate transaminase codes for MTALNQHHLWRPYTQMKTAAPPLEAIATRGTRITLKGGRELIDGIASWWTAVHGYNHPYIAAAMADQLLRMPHVMFGGLTHAPAERLGTRLAAMLPGELNHVFFTDSGSVAVEVALKMAVQLWLNRGETGRTRVLAFRGGYHGDTMGAMSACDPEEGMHRRFGAYLPSQVFCELPGDAGQEAALDAALAHHRHELAAVIVEPLVQGAGGMLTHPPEVLATVARLARRHGLPLIADEIFTGFGRTGTMFACEQAGIVPDILCLSKALTGGTMALAATVTTTEIFSAFWSDDPAAALMHGPTFMANPLACAAANASLDLFELEPRLTQARAIAARLEAGLAPLRRLSGVRDVRVLGAIGAVQFANAPDLADLKRRFVERGVWVRPFGNIVYLTPALSIDSDDLDRLIAAVTAVTEATA; via the coding sequence ATGACCGCGCTCAATCAGCACCACCTCTGGCGGCCCTACACCCAGATGAAGACGGCCGCGCCGCCGCTGGAGGCGATCGCGACGCGGGGCACGCGCATCACGCTCAAGGGTGGGCGGGAACTGATCGACGGCATCGCCTCGTGGTGGACCGCCGTTCACGGCTACAACCATCCCTATATCGCCGCGGCGATGGCAGATCAGCTATTGCGCATGCCGCACGTGATGTTCGGCGGCCTCACCCATGCCCCGGCCGAGCGGCTGGGCACGCGCCTCGCCGCGATGCTGCCGGGTGAACTCAACCACGTCTTCTTCACCGATTCCGGCTCGGTCGCCGTCGAGGTGGCGCTGAAGATGGCGGTGCAGCTCTGGCTCAACCGCGGCGAGACCGGCCGCACCCGCGTGCTGGCCTTCCGCGGCGGCTATCACGGCGATACCATGGGCGCGATGTCGGCCTGCGACCCCGAGGAGGGAATGCACCGCCGCTTCGGCGCCTACCTGCCGAGCCAGGTCTTTTGCGAGCTTCCGGGCGACGCAGGCCAGGAAGCCGCCCTCGACGCGGCGCTCGCCCACCACCGCCACGAACTCGCGGCGGTGATCGTCGAGCCCCTGGTGCAGGGCGCGGGCGGGATGCTAACGCATCCGCCGGAGGTGTTGGCCACCGTCGCGCGCCTCGCCCGCCGCCACGGCCTGCCGCTCATCGCCGACGAGATCTTCACCGGCTTCGGCCGAACGGGGACGATGTTCGCCTGCGAGCAGGCAGGCATCGTGCCCGACATCCTCTGCCTATCGAAGGCGCTGACCGGCGGCACGATGGCGCTCGCGGCGACGGTGACCACCACCGAGATCTTCTCCGCCTTCTGGTCGGACGATCCCGCGGCGGCCCTGATGCACGGCCCGACCTTCATGGCGAACCCACTCGCCTGCGCGGCGGCCAATGCCAGCCTCGACCTGTTCGAGCTCGAGCCCCGCTTGACCCAAGCCCGCGCCATCGCCGCGCGCCTGGAGGCGGGCCTCGCGCCGCTCCGCCGGCTGTCCGGCGTGCGAGACGTGCGGGTGCTCGGCGCCATCGGCGCGGTGCAGTTCGCGAACGCCCCCGATCTCGCCGACCTGAAGCGGCGCTTCGTCGAGCGCGGCGTCTGGGTGCGGCCGTTCGGGAACATCGTCTACCTCACCCCCGCTCTGAGCATCGATTCGGACGATCTCGACCGCCTGATCGCGGCGGTGACGGCCGTGACGGAGGCCACTGCCTGA
- a CDS encoding class I SAM-dependent methyltransferase produces the protein MTTPSCRACGAALTRTFCDLGLSPLANSYVTPERRHRGEIFHPLHAYVCDACWLVQLEAFESPEAIFSDYAYFSGFSAGWLRHAESYVDAMIARFGLGPESKVVEVASNDGYLLQYFVRRGVPVLGVEPAANVARVAVKRGVPTDVAFFGRDTARRLAAAGHKADLTAANNVLAHVPDILDFTAGFAEILKPEGVATFEFPHLLQMIEHRQFDTIYHEHFSYLSLCVVMGILQRQGLRVFDVEELPTHGGSLRVFACHEGGVHQPTAALERVVLSEWSANLFDPSGYAGFGPAAADIKCEALRFLIEERAAGRTVCAYGAAAKGNTFLNYCGIGPELIRAVADRSPHKQGTWLPGSRIPVVSPDELLAMRPDTVLILPWNLKDEIAGEMAAIREWGGRFAVAIPELTVF, from the coding sequence GTGACCACTCCGTCCTGCCGCGCCTGCGGCGCCGCCCTGACCCGCACCTTCTGCGATCTCGGGCTGTCGCCGCTCGCCAACTCCTACGTGACGCCCGAGCGGCGCCACCGGGGCGAGATCTTCCACCCGCTCCACGCCTATGTCTGCGACGCCTGCTGGCTGGTGCAGCTCGAAGCCTTCGAGAGCCCCGAGGCGATCTTCTCGGATTATGCCTACTTCTCCGGCTTCTCCGCCGGCTGGCTGCGGCACGCGGAAAGCTACGTCGACGCGATGATCGCGCGCTTCGGCCTCGGGCCGGAGAGCAAGGTCGTGGAGGTCGCGAGCAACGACGGCTACCTGCTGCAATACTTCGTCAGACGCGGCGTGCCGGTGCTCGGGGTCGAGCCGGCGGCCAACGTCGCCCGCGTGGCGGTGAAGCGCGGCGTGCCCACGGACGTCGCCTTCTTCGGCCGCGACACAGCCCGCCGGCTCGCCGCAGCGGGTCACAAGGCGGACCTGACGGCGGCCAACAACGTCCTCGCCCACGTGCCCGACATTCTCGATTTCACCGCGGGCTTCGCCGAGATCCTGAAGCCGGAGGGGGTCGCGACCTTCGAGTTCCCGCACCTGCTGCAGATGATCGAGCATCGGCAGTTCGACACGATCTACCACGAGCACTTCTCCTACCTCTCGCTGTGCGTCGTGATGGGCATTCTCCAGCGGCAGGGCCTGCGGGTGTTCGATGTCGAGGAGTTGCCGACCCATGGCGGCTCGCTGCGTGTCTTCGCCTGCCACGAGGGTGGCGTGCATCAACCGACTGCGGCACTGGAACGGGTGGTGCTCTCTGAGTGGAGTGCGAACCTGTTCGACCCCTCCGGCTACGCCGGTTTCGGACCGGCGGCGGCCGACATCAAATGCGAGGCCCTGCGCTTCCTGATCGAGGAGCGGGCGGCGGGCCGCACGGTCTGCGCCTACGGCGCGGCAGCCAAGGGCAACACCTTCCTCAACTATTGCGGCATCGGTCCGGAGCTGATCCGGGCGGTGGCCGACCGTTCGCCGCACAAGCAGGGCACATGGCTGCCCGGCAGCCGCATCCCCGTGGTCTCGCCCGACGAACTTTTGGCGATGCGCCCCGACACGGTGCTGATCCTGCCCTGGAACCTCAAGGATGAGATCGCCGGAGAGATGGCCGCGATCCGCGAATGGGGCGGGCGCTTCGCTGTCGCGATCCCCGAACTGACAGTGTTCTGA
- a CDS encoding response regulator, protein MASQTETTNPEADRPVILIVEDEALTIMDLGDVLEEGGYDTVQCASAERALSILQARPDICGLVTDVQLSGRVDGFELANSVAQARPNLPILIVSGRASPDPERMPAGAQFLARPCAGEDILARLKGLMPSC, encoded by the coding sequence GTGGCGAGCCAGACCGAGACGACGAATCCGGAAGCCGACCGTCCCGTCATCCTCATCGTCGAGGACGAGGCCCTGACCATCATGGACCTTGGCGACGTGCTGGAGGAGGGCGGCTACGACACCGTGCAATGCGCGTCCGCCGAGCGCGCGCTGTCCATCCTTCAGGCGCGACCGGACATCTGCGGTCTCGTGACCGACGTGCAGCTCTCGGGGCGGGTCGACGGGTTCGAACTGGCGAACTCCGTCGCCCAGGCCCGGCCGAACCTGCCGATCCTGATCGTCTCCGGCCGCGCCTCGCCCGATCCCGAGCGCATGCCGGCCGGCGCACAGTTCCTTGCCCGGCCCTGCGCGGGCGAAGACATCCTGGCCCGTCTCAAGGGCTTGATGCCGAGCTGCTGA
- the rfbG gene encoding CDP-glucose 4,6-dehydratase, with protein sequence MAALNPDPAFWAGRRVLLTGHTGFKGAWLSLWLARLGAQVTGFALPPETRPNLFEAIGFPPQHSRIGDIRDLAALTKAMTAAEPEIVIHMAAQALVRPSYADPVGTFAVNTMGTVHLLEAARAVPDLRAVVVVTSDKAYENREWPYAYRETEAMGGRDPYSASKGCAELVTSAYRASFFGAGGHPARIASARAGNVIGGGDYSLDRLIPDIVRAFGAGESVEIRAPHAIRPWQHVLEPLAGYLRLAECLAGTDGDRFAEGWNLGPADEDCRPVSDLVERLAKGWGEGAGWHLSQKTHPHEAAYLKVDASKARARLGWDRRLTLDTALDWTAAWYRAAAAGADPRSLAEAEIARYEALGQPGAPIGVRA encoded by the coding sequence ATGGCGGCCCTCAACCCCGATCCCGCCTTCTGGGCGGGCCGGCGCGTTCTTCTCACCGGCCATACCGGGTTCAAGGGCGCGTGGCTGAGCTTGTGGCTCGCCCGGCTCGGCGCCCAGGTCACCGGTTTCGCCCTTCCGCCCGAGACGCGGCCGAACCTGTTCGAGGCGATCGGGTTCCCGCCCCAGCACTCGCGCATCGGCGACATCCGCGACTTGGCGGCGCTCACGAAGGCCATGACGGCGGCCGAGCCCGAGATCGTAATCCACATGGCGGCGCAGGCCCTGGTGCGGCCCTCCTACGCCGACCCGGTCGGCACCTTTGCGGTCAACACGATGGGCACCGTCCACCTGCTGGAGGCGGCGCGGGCGGTGCCGGACCTGCGCGCCGTCGTCGTCGTGACGAGCGACAAGGCCTACGAGAACCGGGAATGGCCCTACGCCTATCGCGAGACCGAGGCGATGGGCGGGCGCGACCCCTACAGCGCCTCGAAAGGCTGCGCCGAACTCGTGACGAGCGCCTATCGCGCCTCGTTCTTCGGGGCTGGCGGCCACCCGGCGCGGATCGCCAGCGCGCGGGCGGGCAACGTCATCGGCGGCGGCGATTACTCGCTTGACCGGCTGATCCCCGACATCGTCCGCGCCTTCGGGGCGGGCGAGTCCGTCGAGATCCGCGCGCCCCATGCCATCCGTCCCTGGCAGCATGTGCTGGAGCCGCTGGCCGGCTACCTGCGGCTGGCCGAATGCCTCGCGGGCACCGACGGCGACCGCTTCGCCGAGGGCTGGAATCTCGGGCCGGCGGACGAGGATTGCCGACCCGTCTCGGATCTCGTCGAGCGGCTGGCGAAGGGCTGGGGTGAGGGCGCCGGCTGGCATCTCTCGCAGAAGACCCACCCGCACGAGGCGGCCTATCTCAAGGTCGATGCCTCCAAGGCCCGCGCCCGGCTCGGTTGGGACCGGCGCCTGACCCTCGACACCGCGCTCGACTGGACCGCCGCGTGGTACCGCGCGGCTGCCGCCGGCGCCGATCCCCGCTCTCTGGCCGAGGCCGAGATCGCGCGCTACGAGGCGCTGGGCCAGCCTGGCGCCCCCATCGGAGTCCGAGCGTGA
- a CDS encoding glycosyltransferase, translating into MRRREALGLYPLRDLHRAADDGAWTATGPDPTFAFGPAAVVAALSGGRIRVRCRPEAVGPMLVVETVGEAEPRRYRLTRREGGTDDLIRLPPGTRALRLEAAEAGPRFRLDAVRVEPVGRITAAVLSAQKVIERLPPQERRPLCLLRRAFGLARSVPPREIWRRLTRAAQTRRPPATYAAWLQAVEASALPSAEALRRQVVALSERPLISLLMAAGDAAPDHLTEAVASLRAQIYPDWELCLAAVPSAALRALAAEDDRIRLLPAAESTAASLDAALALARGPFLATMEPGDRLAPHALLALVRRISREPDLDLLYSDEDRIGPDGARCEPFFKPDWSPETLEGSFYIGSLALCRTALARAVGGFPAASEGAPTYDLALRLTERSDRVGHVAQVLCHRCAAVPDPEAAARALAGRARRTGGFDTIRTLAPEHFALRRTVSARPLVSIVIPSAGRDSLIGGRSVDLLAACLASIRETSTYDTIEIVAVDNGDLRPPTRAAIDRFDARSVTWDKPIFNVAAKMNLGARAANGTVLVFLNDDISVITPDWIEAMLALLAIPGVGAVGPKLLFEDGSLQHAGVVFGEGLPDHVRRGYPGDDAGYHGSSLANRNVLAVTGACVMVDRADFEAIGGFDEGYAINYNDIDLCLRLREHRLRTVYCAEARLYHYEGRNRIPVVDPAEQARFHKRWGAQLARDPYYPDPFGIRPPAFELDAERFPLAAQHMVEAWR; encoded by the coding sequence ATGAGGCGTCGCGAGGCGCTCGGCCTCTATCCCCTGCGCGACCTGCACCGCGCCGCCGATGACGGGGCCTGGACCGCGACCGGCCCCGATCCGACCTTCGCCTTCGGCCCGGCGGCGGTGGTGGCGGCGCTGTCCGGCGGGCGCATCCGCGTTCGCTGCCGCCCGGAGGCGGTGGGGCCGATGCTTGTCGTCGAGACCGTGGGCGAAGCGGAGCCGCGCCGCTACCGACTCACCCGGCGGGAGGGCGGCACCGACGACCTGATCCGCCTGCCGCCCGGCACCCGCGCCCTCCGCCTGGAAGCCGCCGAGGCCGGCCCGCGCTTCCGCCTCGACGCCGTGCGGGTCGAGCCGGTGGGCCGGATCACGGCGGCGGTCCTGTCGGCGCAAAAGGTCATCGAACGGCTGCCGCCTCAGGAGCGCCGGCCGCTGTGCCTCCTGCGGCGCGCCTTCGGGCTGGCGCGCAGCGTCCCACCGCGGGAGATCTGGCGCCGCCTCACCCGCGCCGCGCAGACCCGGCGCCCGCCCGCGACCTACGCCGCCTGGCTTCAGGCCGTCGAAGCGAGCGCCCTGCCCTCGGCCGAGGCTCTGCGCAGGCAGGTCGTGGCCCTGTCGGAGCGCCCGCTGATCTCGCTTCTGATGGCGGCGGGCGACGCTGCTCCCGATCACCTCACGGAGGCGGTCGCGAGCCTGCGGGCACAGATCTACCCGGATTGGGAGTTGTGCCTCGCCGCCGTGCCATCGGCCGCCCTCCGAGCGCTGGCGGCGGAGGACGACCGCATCCGTCTGCTACCGGCCGCCGAGAGCACCGCCGCCTCCCTCGATGCAGCGCTGGCGCTGGCGCGCGGCCCGTTTCTCGCCACGATGGAGCCCGGCGACCGGCTGGCGCCGCACGCGCTCCTCGCCCTGGTCCGGCGGATCTCCCGCGAGCCCGATCTCGACCTGCTCTACTCGGACGAAGACCGGATCGGACCGGACGGCGCCCGCTGCGAACCGTTCTTCAAGCCGGATTGGTCGCCCGAGACGCTGGAGGGCAGCTTCTATATCGGCAGCCTCGCCCTCTGCCGGACCGCCCTGGCGCGGGCGGTCGGCGGTTTTCCGGCCGCGAGCGAGGGCGCACCCACGTACGACCTCGCGCTCCGCCTGACCGAGCGAAGCGACCGCGTCGGCCACGTCGCGCAGGTGCTGTGCCATCGTTGCGCCGCCGTGCCGGACCCGGAGGCCGCGGCCCGCGCACTCGCCGGGCGCGCCCGGCGCACCGGCGGATTCGACACAATCCGCACTCTGGCGCCCGAGCATTTCGCCCTGCGGCGCACAGTGTCGGCACGCCCGCTCGTATCGATCGTGATCCCGAGCGCTGGGCGCGACAGCCTCATCGGCGGGCGCAGCGTCGATCTGCTCGCCGCCTGCCTCGCCAGCATCCGCGAGACCAGCACCTACGACACCATCGAGATCGTCGCGGTCGACAACGGCGACCTGCGTCCCCCGACACGCGCGGCGATCGACCGGTTCGATGCCCGCTCCGTCACCTGGGACAAGCCGATCTTCAACGTGGCCGCCAAGATGAACCTCGGCGCCCGCGCGGCGAACGGCACGGTGCTGGTCTTCCTCAACGACGACATCAGCGTCATCACCCCGGACTGGATCGAGGCGATGCTGGCGCTGCTCGCCATCCCCGGCGTCGGCGCGGTCGGCCCGAAGCTCCTGTTCGAGGATGGCAGCCTGCAGCATGCCGGCGTGGTTTTCGGCGAGGGCCTGCCGGACCATGTCCGCCGCGGATATCCCGGCGACGATGCGGGCTATCACGGCTCCAGCCTCGCCAACCGCAACGTTCTCGCCGTAACCGGCGCCTGCGTGATGGTGGACCGTGCCGACTTCGAAGCCATCGGAGGCTTCGATGAGGGTTACGCCATCAACTACAACGACATCGACCTCTGCCTGCGGCTGCGCGAGCACCGTTTGCGCACGGTCTATTGCGCCGAGGCCCGGCTGTACCACTACGAGGGCCGAAACCGCATCCCCGTCGTCGATCCCGCCGAGCAGGCCCGCTTCCACAAGCGCTGGGGGGCGCAACTCGCCCGCGATCCGTACTACCCGGACCCGTTCGGCATTCGCCCGCCCGCCTTCGAACTCGACGCCGAGCGGTTTCCGCTAGCCGCGCAGCACATGGTAGAGGCGTGGCGATGA
- a CDS encoding dTDP-4-dehydrorhamnose 3,5-epimerase family protein — MIFEELELPGLFRVRPEPHPDERGFFARTHCESDFTERGLVGRFAQSSVSFNHRRGTVRGMHFSKPPHAETKLVRCTAGAIHDAVIDLRPGSPTYRCTASVTLSAANRHALYIPAGLAHGFQTLSDDTEILYMIDRPFVASAADGVRWDDPAFGLAWPEPVTVIAPRDLAFPDWAGR; from the coding sequence ATGATCTTCGAGGAACTCGAACTCCCCGGCCTGTTCCGGGTCCGGCCCGAGCCGCACCCGGACGAGCGTGGCTTCTTCGCCCGCACCCATTGCGAGAGCGACTTCACGGAGCGCGGGCTGGTCGGGCGCTTCGCGCAATCGAGCGTCTCGTTCAACCACCGCCGCGGCACCGTGCGCGGGATGCACTTCTCCAAGCCGCCCCACGCCGAGACCAAGCTCGTGCGTTGCACGGCCGGCGCGATCCACGACGCGGTGATCGACCTGCGGCCGGGCTCGCCGACCTATCGGTGCACCGCCTCCGTCACGCTCTCGGCCGCGAACCGCCACGCCCTCTACATCCCGGCCGGTCTCGCCCACGGCTTCCAGACGCTCAGCGACGACACGGAAATCCTCTATATGATCGACCGGCCCTTCGTGGCCTCCGCCGCCGACGGGGTGCGCTGGGACGATCCGGCCTTCGGTCTCGCATGGCCCGAGCCGGTCACCGTCATCGCACCGCGCGATCTCGCTTTTCCCGATTGGGCGGGGCGGTGA
- the rfbF gene encoding glucose-1-phosphate cytidylyltransferase — protein sequence MKAVILAGGLGTRLSEETVVRPKPMLEIGGRPILWHIMQIFAAHGVTEFVICLGYKGYVIKEFFLNYRLHLSDVTLDLGRGDVQFHRSAAEDWKVSLIETGDATMTGGRLKRVRDYLGDDDFFMTYGDGVADIDLTALAAFHRAHGRLATLTAVVPPGRFGALDLAGDAVRSFREKPAGDGATINGGFFVLSPRVLDRIAGDATVWESEPLESLARDGQLHAYHHTGFWQAMDTLRDKKHLEELWARGDAPWKVW from the coding sequence GTGAAGGCCGTGATCCTTGCGGGCGGGCTCGGCACGCGGCTCTCGGAAGAGACCGTGGTGCGCCCCAAGCCGATGCTGGAGATCGGCGGACGGCCGATCCTCTGGCACATCATGCAGATCTTCGCCGCCCATGGCGTGACCGAGTTCGTCATCTGCCTCGGCTACAAGGGCTACGTCATCAAGGAGTTCTTCCTCAATTACCGCCTGCACCTGAGCGATGTGACGCTCGACCTGGGCCGGGGCGACGTGCAGTTCCACCGCTCGGCCGCCGAGGATTGGAAGGTGTCGCTGATCGAGACGGGCGACGCCACCATGACCGGTGGGCGCCTGAAGCGGGTGCGCGACTATCTCGGCGACGATGATTTCTTCATGACCTACGGCGACGGCGTCGCCGACATCGACCTGACCGCACTCGCTGCCTTCCATCGGGCGCATGGGCGGCTGGCGACGCTCACGGCCGTGGTACCGCCGGGCCGCTTCGGCGCCCTCGACCTCGCTGGCGATGCGGTCCGCAGTTTTCGCGAGAAGCCGGCGGGCGACGGGGCCACCATCAACGGCGGCTTCTTCGTGCTCTCGCCGCGTGTGCTCGACCGGATCGCGGGCGATGCCACCGTGTGGGAGAGCGAGCCGCTGGAGAGCCTCGCCCGCGACGGGCAGCTCCACGCCTACCACCATACCGGCTTCTGGCAGGCGATGGACACGCTGCGCGACAAGAAGCACCTCGAAGAACTCTGGGCCCGCGGCGACGCGCCCTGGAAGGTGTGGTGA